A window of the Aspergillus flavus chromosome 6, complete sequence genome harbors these coding sequences:
- a CDS encoding sugar phosphate isomerase (3-dehydroshikimate dehydratase), whose amino-acid sequence MPNRLGIGSMSLGRPGIHDLPTKLHQASQFGYKGIELFFDDLDHLAKLLFDGDHILAAHHVRQLCVSLGLSIICLQPFWHYEGLLDRTEHERLLTEKLPKWFELARILDTDLIQIPSNFLPADAQTGQPRTTGDMSVIVSDLQKIADLGLQQSPPFRFVYEALAWGNHINKWEDSWEVVERVNRPNFGICLDTFNIAGRVYADPTSPTGKTPNAEADLQASIARLRTRIDLSKVFYVQIVDGERLSTPLDESHPFYVKGQPSRMNWSRNARLFAFEEDRGGYLPVLDVAKAFFDIGFEGWVSLELFNRSLADPDPSTPRNHAKRGFESWKKLVAALKLNTGDASMVHGLDGTISPSTSALPVQHRL is encoded by the coding sequence ATGCCTAACCGTCTCGGAATTGGTTCCATGTCCCTGGGGCGCCCGGGAATCCACGATCTGCCAACCAAGCTGCACCAGGCCTCTCAGTTCGGCTACAAGGGCATCGAGCTATTCTTTGACGATCTTGACCACTTGGCCAAGTTGCTCTTTGATGGAGATCATATTTTAGCTGCTCATCATGTACGCCAGCTTTGTGTTTCGCTGGGCCTCTCTATCATCTGTCTGCAGCCCTTTTGGCACTACGAGGGGCTTCTGGATCGCACTGAGCACGAGCGTCTTCTCACTGAAAAGCTTCCCAAGTGGTTTGAGCTTGCACGCATTCTGGATACAGATCTCATTCAGATCCCATCTAACTTTCTCCCCGCCGATGCTCAGACAGGCCAGCCCCGCACCACAGGTGACATGTCTGTCATTGTCTCAGATCTTCAGAAGATCGCCGATCTTGGCCTTCAGCAGTCTCCCCCCTTTCGTTTTGTCTACGAAGCCCTAGCATGGGGTAACCACATCAACAAATGGGAAGACTCCTGGGAAGTTGTAGAGCGGGTCAACCGTCCAAACTTTGGAATTTGTCTTGACACCTTCAATATCGCTGGACGGGTGTATGCCGATCCCACATCTCCCACAGGAAAGACGCCTAATGCGGAAGCCGACCTCCAGGCATCTATCGCCCGCCTGCGAACTCGCATCGACCTCTCAAAGGTTTTCTATGTTCAAATCGTGGATGGCGAACGCCTGAGTACCCCTCTGGACGAATCTCACCCATTCTATGTCAAGGGTCAGCCCTCCCGCATGAACTGGTCGCGTAACGCACGCCTGTTTGCCTTTGAAGAGGACCGTGGTGGATACTTACCCGTCTTGGACGTCGCTAaagccttcttcgatattGGCTTCGAGGGCTGGGTTTCCCTGGAATTGTTCAACAGAAGCTTGGCTGATCCTGACCCATCTACGCCTCGCAATCATGCCAAAAGAGGGTTTGAGTCTTGGAAGAAACTGGTCGCTGCCTTGAAGCTCAATACCGGTGATGCTTCTATGGTGCATGGTCTTGACGGTACAATTTCACCATCGACTTCTGCTTTGCCTGTGCAGCATCGCCTTTAG
- a CDS encoding ankyrin repeat-containing domain protein, with translation MCQTKMRDRLKHIFRSPLSLRRGQRPPSDSADHLQKSGCIMALPLDTPADSSTLPVADFWQKALHRLSMEDQVLIQKHTTTRSTPCIVSDTPVLLLEEVKQKRELFESRRWNVSLNGYTFRLSDIANKVMTWLEKLKAIGDIAIEHTYHNLEATVIEVYVLILQFLRTAILAYERSTKTSTSATFWTLDYINDYNARFEAIIPRIDYEAQNCERCYSRLDRVISIDQVKRLKRVLEDMERVKAHQNEFRNMNSTFQNIWLFLDDGKREDVLRWISDIPFEDHHSVARTGRTANTGGWLFKQRVFQDWQISDDSMIFWLHGIPGAGKTKLVSRVIDEFLQVQGQKLVYFYCNRNEGLRRKPKEILRSFVKQLSITDDQTVIHESLLQVYMDKRQRGFSSTDLSLEESEALLAQLISIYPKTILVLDALDESEEGSRQGLISYFSRLVEQIQNLKIFITSRRDEDIACRLKSKANVGINATDSQDDIAKFVSQKIDEDEKNRATPISVELKYDIVRIILDKMFYPSRCDPEIDTLIAPYVDIRFILESCSNLLVMDSRQFCHLSHLSVNEYFENLWGIAICHANAAKICLTLMLVANNQYSQESSMYNVMIDNFLAYATPHWFLHIRRYEYYIRNTGDKIDPRLSQLVERFLGRVEESGPAYRSWCERCEHLPGFPIEDLKPFCNPVLAVCRFGFYRIPLTLWESKCINTNQTNKAGNSLLVLTVFSENEYAVQKLLSLGADINGQLDGLLCSGSALGAAASIGNRDIIKLLLSAGAQINQKHAGGIYGGALVASVANPEGRKATQLLLDSGAEINQELDCGIFGSALAAAAARGAGGYNSTISQSLLRAGANVNQALTSGNYGSALAAAASTPIGHETIKLLLASGANVNQRLIWGKYGSALAAASFGSLANTSLLLDAGADVNQLLTSGLYGSALAAAAYSQAKHSVQLLLNAGADVNQKLTAGLYGSALAAAVAKQGADEEIVQLLLDAGADVNQKLSSGLYSNVLEAARARTRRELYEILLGVVIGKNQRNFGYTSLEAVAMPIRTQLFLNHCLSNLI, from the exons ATGTGCCAGACTAAGATGAGGGACCGACTCAAGCACATATTCCGTTCACCACTATCGCTGCGCCGGGGCCAAAGGCCACCAAGCGATTCAGCCGATCATTTACAAAAGAGTGGATGCATTATGGCTTTACCGCTAGATACACCAGCGGATTCATCTACTCTCCCGGTAGCGGACTTCTGGCAGAAGGCGCTTCACAGGCTTTCTATGGAAGATCAAGTGTTGATACAAAAACATACTACAACCCGATCAACTCCATGTATCGTTAGCGATACGCCGGTCTTACTGCTGGAAGAAGTCAAGCAGAAACGGGAACTATTTGAAAGTAGAAGGTGGAATGTCAGTTTAAACGGCTACACTTTCCGCTTGAGCGATATTGCAAACAAGGTCATGACATGGTTAGAAAAGTTGAAGGCTATTGGCGATATTGCT ATAGAGCACACATATCATAATTTAGAAGCCACAGTCATAGAAGTCTATGTCCTAATCCTGCAGTTTCTACGGACTGCAATCCTGGCGTATGAGCGAAGCACAAAGACAAGTACTTCGGCGACGTTTTGGACTCTCGATTACATTAACGATTATAACGCACGCTTTGAAGCAATCATTCCTCGCATCGATTACGAGGCTCAAAACTGTGAGCGATGTTATAGCCGCCTCGATCGTGTTATTTCTATCGACCAAGTGAAAAGGTTAAAGCGCGTGCTTGAAGACATGGAGAGAGTCAAGGCCCATCAAAACGAGTTTCGAAATATGAATAGTACTTTCCAAAACATATGGCTGTTTCTTGACGATGGAAAGCGAGAAGACGTCCTTAGGTGGATATCAGACATTCCATTTGAGGATCATCACTCAGTGGCGAGGACTGGCCGTACAGCAAATACTGGTGGGTGGCTCTTTAAGCAGCGGGTCTTCCAAGATTGGCAGATATCTGACGACTCAATGATATTTTGGTTACACGGTATAC CTGGCGCTGGAAAAACGAAGCTTGTTTCCCGAGTTATTGATGAGTTCCTGCAGGTCCAGGGTCAGAAGCTGGTATATTTTTATTGCAATCGAAATGAAGGACTTCGTCGGAAGCCGAAAGAGATTCTTCGCAGCTTTGTCAAGCAGCTTTCAATCACGGATGATCAAACCGTAATCCATGAGAGTCTTCTCCAAGTCTACATGGATAAGCGACAAAGAGGTTTCTCGTCAACGGACTTGAGCCTCGAAGAGAGCGAAGCGCTCCTAGCTCAGTTAATTTCCATATATCCGAAGACAATATTAGTGCTAGATGCCCTGGacgaaagcgaagaaggctCGAGGCAAGGTCTCATCAGTTATTTCAGCCGACTCGTCGAGCAGATACAAAATTTGAAAATCTTCATCACCAGCAGACGAGACGAAGATATAGCATGTCGGCTCAAATCTAAGGCTAACGTTGGCATCAATGCAACAGATAGTCAGGATGACATCGCGAAATTTGTCTCACAAAAGATAGATGAAGACGAGAAAAACAGGGCTACCCCTATCTCTGTTGAACTGAAATATGACATTGTCCGTATAATTCTAGACAAGA TGTTCTACCCATCACGCTGT GATCCCGAAATTGATACTTTGATAGCCCCATACGTGGATATCCGATTCATCCTGGAGTCATGCTCTAATCTCCTTGTCATGGATTCCCGGCAGTTTTGTCATCTGTCTCATCTCTCCGTGAATGAATACTTCGAAAACCTTTGGGGCATAGCCATATGTCATGCCAATGCTGCAAAAATATGTCTGACACTTATGCTAGTCGCCAACAATCAATATTCACAAGAATCGTCCATGTATAATGTTATGATTGACAACTTTCTCGCCTATGCAACGCCGCACTGGTTTCTGCACATAAGAAGATATGAGTACTATATCAGGAATACAGGTGACAAGATTGATCCCCGTCTGTCGCAGCTTGTTGAAAGGTTCCTCGGCCGGGTCGAGGAAAGTGGGCCCGCCTATAGGTCCTGGTGCGAACGTTGCGAGCACTTGCCAGGCTTCCCCATAGAAGATCTAAAGCCTTTCTGTAATCCGGTGCTAGCAGTTTGCCGATTCGGCTTTTACCGCATCCCGCTCACATTGTGGGAATCCAAATGCATAAACACTAATCAAACCAACAAAGCTGGGAACTCGCTTCTAGTGCTAACGGTCTTCAGCGAAAATGAATATGCCGTTCAAAAGCTATTGTCACTTGGAGCAGACATCAATGGACAGCTTGATGGGTTGCTCTGTAGTGGGTCCGCTCTCGGTGCTGCCGCATCAATTGGCAATCGAGACATCATCAAGCTCCTACTAAGCGCAGGAGCTCAGATCAATCAGAAGCACGCCGGAGGCATCTACGGCGGTGCACTGGTGGCATCAGTCGCAAACCCAGAAGGTAGGAAGGCCACTCAGCTGTTGCTAGACTCGGGAGCAGAGATCAATCAAGAGCTTGACTGTGGGATATTCGGCAGCGctcttgctgctgccgctgctcGTGGAGCCGGAGGATACAACAGTACAATTAGCCAATCACTACTCCGTGCAGGAGCTAACGTCAATCAAGCCCTCACTAGTGGGAACTACGGCAGTGCCCTTGCTGCTGCCGCTTCAACACCCATAGGCCATGAGACAATAAAGCTATTACTTGCCTCAGGAGCGAATGTCAATCAAAGGCTCATTTGGGGGAAATATGGTAGTGCTCTAGCAGCAGCATCATTTGGTAGCCTCGCAAACACCTCGCTCCTTCTAGACGCAGGAGCAGACGTCAACCAGTTGCTTACCTCTGGTTTATACGGCAGCGCACTTGCGGCAGCAGCGTATAGTCAAGCAAAACACAGCGTCCAACTCCTACTCAACGCAGGAGCCGATGTCAACCAAAAGCTCACTGCGGGGCTTTATGGAAGTGCTCTTGCAGCAGCGGTGGCCAAGCAGGGCGCCGATGAGGAGATTGTGCAGTTACTGTTGGATGCAGGGGCGGACGTGAACCAGAAACTTTCCTCGGGACTTTACAGTAATGTTCTAGAAGCAGCACGAGCACGAACTCGCCGAGAGCTTTACGAGATACTGTTGGGGGTAGTCATCGGGAAGAATCAGAGAAATTTCGGGTATACCAGCTTAGAGGCCG TGGCAATGCCCATACGAACTCAGCTCTTTCTGAACCATTGTTTGTCCAATCTCATATGA
- a CDS encoding putative dehydrogenase (unnamed protein product) — MGRLRSFLGNEVSLGPEFIPKSCGMARFVNNLLFNKYIIYTCFLFPYLLTPIHLPSDSSNSTSKMVLRVVVVGAGLIGPRHAKSVISNPDTELVALIDPLPNAARVAQELQTSYYPTVEAMLQAIPKPDAAIVCTPNHTHVPVSRQLLASGIHVLVEKPVSDSIENGLTLLQFGQRSENAHLKLLVGHHRRFNPYVLKTKQILDAGSLGQVIAINGLWTLFKPEEYFAPPGDWRRARSSGGVVPINLVHDIDIMHHLFGPIVRVHAEKTLSQRPNPPHEAEEGAALTLRFASGVVGTFLVCDATPSPHNFEAGTGENPLIPKCSSGADFYRIFGSDASLSVPDMTRWSYDGRPDKSWNQPLTVEKFDVEEATPFDLQLAHFVDVIQGKAEPSCSGEEGLRALLVCQAVRKALETGETIELDQTILEGNR; from the coding sequence ATGGGTAGGTTAAGGTCTTTCCTCGGCAATGAAGTTTCGCTTGGCCCTGAATTTATCCCGAAATCGTGTGGTATGGCCCGATTCGTCAACAATCTTCTGTTCAacaaatatatcatatacacatgttttcttttcccctaTTTGCTCACACCAATACATCTCCCCAGTGATTCCTCCAATAGCACCTCCAAAATGGTTCTAAGAGTTGTCGTCGTCGGCGCAGGCCTGATTGGCCCTCGACATGCCAAATCCGTTATCTCCAATCCAGACACAGAGCTCGTAGCGCTCATCGATCCGCTTCCCAATGCTGCCAGGGTAGCGCAGGAGCTACAAACGAGCTACTATCCAACTGTCGAAGCCATGCTGCAGGCTATTCCCAAGCCCGATGCAGCCATTGTTTGCACGCCCAACCACACCCACGTCCCCGTGTCGCGACAGCTCCTAGCCAGTGGTATCCACGTTCTAGTCGAGAAACCAGTCAGTGACAGCATCGAAAATGGCCTAACACTGCTACAATTTGGGCAGCGGTCGGAGAACGCCCATCTCAAGCTGCTGGTCGGACACCACCGTCGGTTCAACCCGTATGTCCTAAAGACGAAGCAGATATTGGATGCCGGTTCTCTGGGCCAGGTTATCGCTATCAACGGCCTGTGGACATTGTTCAAACCAGAAGAATACTTTGCGCCTCCAGGTGACTGGCGTCGTGCTCGGTCGTCGGGTGGTGTTGTTCCGATCAACCTTGTGCATGATATTGACATTATGCACCACCTGTTCGGCCCCATTGTGCGCGTTCACGCTGAGAAAACCCTCTCGCAGCGCCCTAACCCCCCTCATGAGGCAGAGGAGGGTGCTGCACTGACGCTCCGGTTCGCTTCAGGCGTTGTCGGTACCTTCCTTGTCTGCGATGCTACTCCCTCTCCACACAACTTTGAAGCCGGCACCGGCGAGAATCCGCTCATTCCCAAGTGTTCTTCTGGTGCAGACTTTTACCGCATCTTTGGTTCGGACGCCTCCCTCAGTGTCCCAGATATGACGCGCTGGAGTTACGATGGCCGTCCGGACAAGAGCTGGAACCAACCATTGACGGTCGAGAAGTTTGATGTGGAAGAAGCGACTCCTTTCGATTTGCAGCTTGCCCATTTCGTCGATGTTATCCAAGGCAAAGCTGAGCCTAGTTGTTCCGGTGAAGAAGGCCTGAGGGCATTACTTGTATGCCAGGCTGTGCGAAAGGCACTAGAGACTGGAGAGACAATCGAACTAGATCAGACCATCCTTGAGGGAAACCGTTAA